DNA from Nitrospira sp.:
TCCTTCTGCGGACGAGTACCAGGACAGATTGGTAACGCAAGGATTCCAGGTCCTCTCGTTGGATCTCTTCCCCCGTCCGACTCCGTTGCCCGACGACATAACCGACTGGTTGGAGATGTTTGCGCAACCCTTCCTGGCTATGGTGCCGGACCACCGCAGGAGCACTGTGCTGGAGGAGGTGCGGGAATCGCTCAGACCAACCCTCACGGTTGCCGATGGCAGTTGGATGGTCGATTACGTCCGCCTGCGTTGTCGGGCGCTCAAGCCTGATGTGCCGGCGAAAACCGGCTGATAGGTTGCCGATCAACTCTTTCACAACAACAGTCTGTCGCGGATTGCCGTAGGGGGTTTCCCGCTCGACCGGCAGAAGCGGGGCCGCTCTGCCGGTCGGACATCTGGTCGTACCGTTGTCACTCACGCGCTCACGAATCCCTGCACACCCCGATTGAATGCTCATCGCGCCACGATGCGGCAGGTCAATTATTGCCCCACGGGGATGGTGATCACGATCGCTCCCATCACATCGTTGAGCTTGAAGTCCCGCTTGGGACTGTCCTGATGGGCGTTGTGGCAGCCGATACAGGCCTGGGTGACCGCAAGGTCCGCATAGACCGCCTGAAAGGACCGGCCTCCGCCGTCCTTGACGAATCCGGTATGTGGCTTGGTGGGATGGGTCAGAATGGCTCCAAGTCCCGTCTTCTCGAATTCAGTCGCAGCCGCATTCCGTTTGTTGATCGGCCATAAACTGATCAGCCGGTACTGAATGCCCAACCCTTTTTTGGCGATGTACCGGCCGGATTCCATGAGGAACTGGGCCGGCAAGGGCAAGGTATTTTTCTGTTCCCAGTTTTCTGAGGCGACGACCACACCTTTCGCCTGCATCCGTTCCACGACATGCCTGGTGTAGATGTCTCGGTCCGCCTCGATGACGGCGTGGATGTATTCGGCCACCGTCTCTACCGGCAGGCTGATCGGGGCAGTCTCCGGCATGACGCGAACCGGCCACAGCACGGCACCTCCCGTTACAAGCCCCAGCACAATGGATCTCCACAGCACTCTGTTGGAGGACATCATAGGAACCTCCTTGTTGTGCGCGCGGAGGGACCCTCTCCCGGGTCGCACCTCGCGAGCAGATGAATGGCGCTGCGATTCGAACGATGGGCTATCGCCGAGGTCGGCGGACGGAGCAGGCCGATCGCCGGATCAGTTTGAGTAATGTCCTGAGAGGATCGGAAGGAGCTGTTGGCGGTGGGTAGGCCGATCAGGAGGCAGGTCTTGCTGTCGGCCTCCTGGAGGAAGAACCGGTCGTGGGAAGGTACCGAAGACATGCCCCAGTCCCCTTGCCCGTACGAACCAGCGTGCCCGCAAGATCATACGATGGGTCATCATACTCTTCGGCTCTCAAGCTGTCCAATGCATCCCGCAGAGAATCAGCCGGACAATCATGAAGGGTTGCGAGTCGTCGCCGATCTCGAAGTTCGATCAGAATGCATGCATTTCATGCGGTGGTATGGCCCGCGTTGGCGGGAATGTGGCGGACCCCTTACGAAGGCGGGTCGCCGGAGTTGTTGCAGGGGGACCTTGTGGCGTGAGGAAGCGATTCCAGCAGGTGGTCGGCCCATTTCGACGGAAGTTTTTCGACCGACTCGTAAATGCGGGATTGCCACCAGGAGGAGATCTCGGCCAGGTCCTCCTTCTGAAAGCGGTGTTGGAGGATGTCGAACGTGTCGTGCCGATACAGCACGACATCCAGCGGATATTCCACGCTGGTCGAACTGGTGCGGGTGGCGTCGAAGGCGAGGAACCCGACCTTGAGGGCGAGGTCCAGGTTGCAGTGGTATCGAAGCACTCGATCGAGGAGCGGCTTGCCGTAGCCTGATTCGCCGATGATGCAGTAGGGGGTCCCTTCACTGACTTCCACCCAGTTCCCCTGCGGGTAGATGAGGAAAAGCTTGTGGTCCTGATCGTTTTCCAATTGTCCGCCGACCAGGGCGTGGAGATTGAAAATCAGCCCGGCGTTGTACAGCGCATTCTTGTCCTCCTCGGCCACGCGGCGGATCTGCGTGGCGAAGACATTGACCGCCTTGAACAATTTGTCGAAGGTTTGATCGCTTTCTCCGATGGCCTCATCGAAATAGGTGACGGCCTTGTCGCGCACGGAGCGTAACCCCGACGTCATGAGGAACATCGAGTGGCGACCATGCTGATGGATCGACACCTTGCCCGCGGTGATGCATTCCGCGCCGGTGGTCACGCGGGTATCCGCAATGCCGACGAGGCCGTCCTCGACTTTCATGCCCAAGCAAAAGGTCATTGTCCCTCCGCCGTCGCTGCATGGTGAATGGGATGTGGGGCAAAGAACGTGTCGGAAATGGCCGCCCCGACTTGGTTGAGCTGCGCTTGAAAATGGTCCACGAATTCGTGCAGTCCTACGTCGATGCAGTCTTCGATGTCGGCGAAATCCAACTCCGCGCGGAGTCGCCCCAACCGTTTCTCGGCCGGATTGTGATGGGAACCGTGGTCTGAGCCGGAAATGGCGTGCAGGGAATCCTCGCCCTTGATCAGGCAATAGCGAATCGCCCGGGGGAACGTCGGATCGAGGATCAGGAACGCCGCGACATCGTTGGGCGAGATGCGACCGTATCGTTTGTAATACATCTCCAGCGCGCTTGCCGATTTCAACAGGTCGGACCACTGGATGATGTCGAACGGGGTGCCGACTTCCGTGGCAGTCGGCAAGAGGATGAAATATTTCACGTCGAGGATGCGGGAGGTCTTGTCGGCCCGTTCGAGCAGGCGGCCGAGCCGCGCAAAATGCCATCCTTCCCCGTGGGACATGGTGGCGTCGGTGATGCCCAGGAGCAGATGGCTCGCGGCCTTCACCTCGGCCAGGAAGGTGTGGAGGTTATGGCTCGACATGCCGCGCGCGACGGCGCCCGTGACCATCAGGTAAAAACGGTTGATCTGTTCCCACATTTCCGTGGAGATGATTTCGCGGACCGACCGCGCATTCTCCCGTGCGGCCAGGAGGCAAGAGAGGATCGAACTGGGATTGGCGGAGTCGGCCACGAGGAATTGAATGACCGTCTCTTTCGTCGCCTTCCCGTACCGCTCCAGAAACATGTCGTGATCACCCGTGGTCGCCACCAGCGGTTCCCATTGTTCGACGGTGCCGCGTGGAAGATCGAGCGACAGATTCAGATTGACCTCGATGAAGCGCGCATAGTTTTCCGCCCGCTCGATATAGCGGTTCAACCAGTAGATGGAACTGGCGACGCGGCTCAACATGGCCGATCTCCATGCGGCGGCTCAGGGGCGCTTCGGGAGATCGACGGGTCGAGTGAGTCCCTGGGCGGAACAGTCATGACAACACCCAGGTATCCTTGTTGCCCCCGCCCTGGGACGAGTTGACCACCAACGATCCTTTCCGCAAGGCCACGCGGGTCATGCCTCCCGGCAGCACATAGACGTCTCGTCCGAATAACACGTACGGACGCAGGTCGACATGGCGTCCTTCGATGTGGTCCTCCACCAGGGTGGGGACCCGGGACAAGGCCAGGGTGGGTTGAGCGATGTAGTTGCGAGGGTCGGCCTGGATGCGGCGGGCACAATCTTCCCGCTCCTGTTTGGAGGCCTGCGGGCCGATCATCATGCCGTATCCACCGGCCTCGTTGGTCGCCTTGACCACCAGTTCATCCAAGTGTTCCAACACATAGGCCCGATCCCGGTTTTCCCAACAGACATAGGTGGGGACGTTCGGGAGCAGCGGTTCCTCCGCCAGGTAGTAGTTGATGATCTTGGGGACATAGGCGTAGACGGCCTTATCGTCGGAGACCCCGGTGCCGGGCGCATTCACGATCGCCACACGACCGTTCTTGTAAGCCGCCATGATGCCGGGAATGCCGAGCAGGGAATCGGGACGGAAGACCAGGGGGTCCAAGAAGTCGTCATTGATGCGGCGGTAAATCACATCCACTCGCTGGGAGCCCTTCGTCGTCCGCATATGGACCGAGCCGTCGATCACCGCCAGATCGCCGGCTTCGACCAATTCCACGCCCATCTTCTGGGCGAGCAACGAATGTTCATAGTAGGCGGAGTTGTAACTGCCGGGGGTGAGGATCACGATCGTCGGATCAGGGAGATCCGACAGGAACTGGAGCGTGCTGAGCAGGCGGCTCGGGTATTCGTCGACCGGCCTCACGCGATAGGCTTCGAACAATTCCGGGAAGGTCCGCTTCATGACCTGCCGAGCTTCCAATACGTAGGCGACGCCGGAGGGACAACGATTGTTGTCCTCGAGGACGTAGAACCGTCCGTCGCCGATGCGGACGAGATCGATCCCCGCGATGTGGCACCAGATGCCCCGGGGCGGATTCAATCCCATGCAGACCGGTTGGAATCCCTTGCAGGAATAGATCAACTCTCCGGGGATGACGCCGTCCTTCAGGATCTTCTGGCCGTGGTAAATGTCGTCGAGAAAACAATTCAGTGCGCGGATGCGCTGCTGAAGGCCGGACTCGATGTGGCTCCAATCCGACGCGGTAACGATCCGCGGAACGATGTCGAACGGAAAGATGTGTTCCTGCCCGCCGTCGCTGCCGTAGACGCCGAAGGTCATCCCCATATTGAGGATGACACGTTCCGCCGCCTGTTGGCGTTTCCTGAGTTCGCCGTCGGCCAGCGAGGCGAATTTTCGCAGCAAGAGGGCGCTGCCACGGCGTGGCCGCCCGATGCCTTCGAACAACTCGTCGTAGAACTCTCCCGGGTCGTAGGTTGAGAATTTCATCTCGGGCCCCCGCGATATACAGGGCCATTCAGCCGGCTTCGCCCGGCGTACCGTTTCCGAACGTTCCGCCACTCGCGCCCCAGTCTACTCTCGCTTGAGCGGAATCTCTATCACCAGGCCGCCCATGACTTCGTTTATCGCAAAATCGTGCTTGGGACTCTGTGGGTGCGCGTTATGGCAACCGATGCAGGCCTGCGTCACGGCGCGATCGGCATAGACGGCTTGGAAGTAGGACTGGTTGTCGATGGTGACGGTGCCGGCGGAAGACTGCTCGGGATGTTGCCGCACCGCTTCCAAGTGGTGTCGTTCCGAGTCGCTCGCCGGTGCGTTCTGCGGGTTGATCGGCCACAGGCTGATCAGGCGATACCGCACCTTGGTCCCGGTGATGGTCGCCAAATCGTTCGCTTCGCGCAGAAACTGGGCCGGCAACGGCAACGTGGTCTTGTCCCTGCGCCAGGTTTCCGACGCGCTGACGCTTCCTTGCTTCTGCATCCGCTCGACGACGTGGACGGTATAAAAAATCCGGTCGGACTCAATCACGGCGTGCAGATAATCTGCGACGGTCTGGGGCGGAATTCCCGGCAACTCCGTCGCCTGTCCCGACTTCGAGAGTCCGGCGACCAGTGCCAAGCACGTGGCAACGAACGCCAACCTCCACATCATGGCGACACCTCCTGTCCCCGAGGTAAACCGGCCTCCACCCCTCAGCATAGGCCGATTTTCATAGGGAGGCAATCAGCCGGCCCTCTCCGATTGCATTCGACAGCGGCGCTGCAGTAGCGTGTGCCGATCGTGCGAACGGAATTTGTCATTACAGCCGGTGAGCAGCCGAAACGATTGGATGTGTTTCTGGTTCATCGTGAACCCAAACTCTCGCGCGCAGCGTTGCAACGGTTGATTACGGCCGGCCGGGTCCGGATCAACCATCGAGCGGCCAAACCGAGCCGGAGGATCAAAACCGGCGATGTCATTACCTTCGATACTCCACCGGCGGCGCCGTTGCGACTCGACGGACAGGCGCAATCGCTCGACATCCTGTTCGAAGATCGCGCCTGTCTGGTCTTGAATAAACCAGCCGGGGTCGTGGCCCATCCTGCGCAGGGCCATTGGTCCGATACCCTGCTGAATGCGCTCTTCGACCATTGTGCTCGATCAGGGGAATCGGCTACCCCCAGCCTTGTCCATCGTCTGGACAAAGACACCTCAGGAGTGATGGTCATCGCCAAGACGGCAGAAGCGCATCGCAGGCTCGCGCAGCAGTTTGAGCGCCATACCATTACCCGTCACTACGAGGCCCTGGTCTGGGGGGTGCCGGCGCAACGAAATGGTCGGATCGAATGCGCGATCGGCTTGGATCGACAGAATCCCAAACGGACCTCGATGCGAACGCGCCACCCCAAGGCGTCCGTGACGTTGTATCAGGTCGAGGAATCGTTCGGTACGGTCGCCGCCCTGGTCCTGCTCTGTCCGCAGACCGGGCGCACCCACCAGATACGGGCCCATCTGCAGGCGATCGGCCATCCCATCCTTGGAGACAGGATCTATGGAGGAGAAAAGGTCGGTGTGATCGGGGGGCAACGGATT
Protein-coding regions in this window:
- a CDS encoding Protein containing domains DUF403 codes for the protein MLSRVASSIYWLNRYIERAENYARFIEVNLNLSLDLPRGTVEQWEPLVATTGDHDMFLERYGKATKETVIQFLVADSANPSSILSCLLAARENARSVREIISTEMWEQINRFYLMVTGAVARGMSSHNLHTFLAEVKAASHLLLGITDATMSHGEGWHFARLGRLLERADKTSRILDVKYFILLPTATEVGTPFDIIQWSDLLKSASALEMYYKRYGRISPNDVAAFLILDPTFPRAIRYCLIKGEDSLHAISGSDHGSHHNPAEKRLGRLRAELDFADIEDCIDVGLHEFVDHFQAQLNQVGAAISDTFFAPHPIHHAATAEGQ
- a CDS encoding Protein containing domains DUF404, DUF407, which codes for MKFSTYDPGEFYDELFEGIGRPRRGSALLLRKFASLADGELRKRQQAAERVILNMGMTFGVYGSDGGQEHIFPFDIVPRIVTASDWSHIESGLQQRIRALNCFLDDIYHGQKILKDGVIPGELIYSCKGFQPVCMGLNPPRGIWCHIAGIDLVRIGDGRFYVLEDNNRCPSGVAYVLEARQVMKRTFPELFEAYRVRPVDEYPSRLLSTLQFLSDLPDPTIVILTPGSYNSAYYEHSLLAQKMGVELVEAGDLAVIDGSVHMRTTKGSQRVDVIYRRINDDFLDPLVFRPDSLLGIPGIMAAYKNGRVAIVNAPGTGVSDDKAVYAYVPKIINYYLAEEPLLPNVPTYVCWENRDRAYVLEHLDELVVKATNEAGGYGMMIGPQASKQEREDCARRIQADPRNYIAQPTLALSRVPTLVEDHIEGRHVDLRPYVLFGRDVYVLPGGMTRVALRKGSLVVNSSQGGGNKDTWVLS
- a CDS encoding proteasome-type protease, whose product is MTFCLGMKVEDGLVGIADTRVTTGAECITAGKVSIHQHGRHSMFLMTSGLRSVRDKAVTYFDEAIGESDQTFDKLFKAVNVFATQIRRVAEEDKNALYNAGLIFNLHALVGGQLENDQDHKLFLIYPQGNWVEVSEGTPYCIIGESGYGKPLLDRVLRYHCNLDLALKVGFLAFDATRTSSTSVEYPLDVVLYRHDTFDILQHRFQKEDLAEISSWWQSRIYESVEKLPSKWADHLLESLPHATRSPCNNSGDPPS
- a CDS encoding LSU rRNA pseudouridine(1911/1915/1917) synthase → MPIVRTEFVITAGEQPKRLDVFLVHREPKLSRAALQRLITAGRVRINHRAAKPSRRIKTGDVITFDTPPAAPLRLDGQAQSLDILFEDRACLVLNKPAGVVAHPAQGHWSDTLLNALFDHCARSGESATPSLVHRLDKDTSGVMVIAKTAEAHRRLAQQFERHTITRHYEALVWGVPAQRNGRIECAIGLDRQNPKRTSMRTRHPKASVTLYQVEESFGTVAALVLLCPQTGRTHQIRAHLQAIGHPILGDRIYGGEKVGVIGGQRIVRVMLHARGLGFVHPATDAYCEFEAAAPPDFATTRQGLGDVRLREGLDW